One window of the Eucalyptus grandis isolate ANBG69807.140 chromosome 6, ASM1654582v1, whole genome shotgun sequence genome contains the following:
- the LOC104450186 gene encoding uncharacterized protein LOC104450186 isoform X2 — MGGGAAMRSAAAKVAGIGGVLRRAPAAPAAPQSVRSGSGPGSGWAPAIVSAKGDEVAASAGDAPHGKAAQMAAWEVDDWDFGGLEEKLVGQPMGRVVFGGVPSFEEAKAATDDLKDAIDKVYLSSTNITGWEGQLPADQASGLPVLTNSVETQSSVIGEALATFPVPKHAVEAFKLLTQSPEAQTVVASIASDQDVWDAFLKNKALQDFLQSQNSSIQFPYMEPKVEKSADDAFSDDWKSPRVDEETSEGGHKNGFMSFLQNIKLRVEQMVSNISSFLADIFTPPSVEKMSSNSDGNAGLAVGASFMGLALLTLLVVLIRRG, encoded by the exons ATGGGAGGCGGCGCAGCGATGAGGTCCGCGGCGGCGAAGGTCGCGGGGATCGGCGGCGTGCTCCGCAGGGCCCCCGCGGCCCCCGCGGCGCCGCAGTCCGTCCGGAGCGGATCCGGCCCCGGCTCCGGCTGGGCGCCCGCCATCGTGTCGGCGAAGGGCGACGAGGTCGCCGCCTCCGCCGGCGACGCCCCCCACGGGAAGGCGGCGCAGATGGCGGCGTGGGAGGTCGACGATTGGGACTTCGGGGGGTTGGAGGAGAAACTGGTGGGCCAGCCGATGGGTAGGGTTGTGTTCGGGGGCGTGCCGAGCTTTGAGGAGGCCAAGGCGGCGACTGATGATTTGAAGGATGCTATTGACAA ggtatatttgtcatccACAAACATCACTGGATGGGAAGGTCAACTTCCGGCAGACCAGGCCTCTGGTCTGCCCGTGCTCACAAATTCTGTTGAGACCCAATCTTCAGTTATTGGTGAGGCTCTGGCAACTTTTCCAGTACCCAAACATGCTGTCGAGGCTTTTAAACTGCTCACTCAAAGTCCTGAGGCTCAG ACTGTTGTTGCTTCAATTGCTAGTGATCAAGATGTCTGGGatgcttttttgaaaaataaggcTCTCCAGGACTTCCTCCAATCACAGAACTCCA GTATTCAATTCCCATATATGGAGCCAAAAGTGGAGAAATCTGCTGATGATGCTTTTTCTGATGATTGGAAATCGCCAAGGGTGGATGAAGAGACTTCTGAAGGTGGCCACAAAAATGGATTCATGTCCTTCTTGCAGAACATCAAGCTTAGGGTGGAGCAGATGGTTAGCAACATATCCAGCTTCCTTGCCGACATCTTCACTCCCCCATCTGTGGAGAAGATGTCTTCGAACTCAGATGGAAATGCTGGACTGGCTGTTGGAGCGTCTTTCATGGGGTTGGCTCTGCTGACTCTTCTCGTTGTCCTTATAAGGCGAGGCTAA
- the LOC104450186 gene encoding uncharacterized protein LOC104450186 isoform X1 has product MGGGAAMRSAAAKVAGIGGVLRRAPAAPAAPQSVRSGSGPGSGWAPAIVSAKGDEVAASAGDAPHGKAAQMAAWEVDDWDFGGLEEKLVGQPMGRVVFGGVPSFEEAKAATDDLKDAIDKVYLSSTNITGWEGQLPADQASGLPVLTNSVETQSSVIGEALATFPVPKHAVEAFKLLTQSPEAQTVVASIASDQDVWDAFLKNKALQDFLQSQNSTGIQFPYMEPKVEKSADDAFSDDWKSPRVDEETSEGGHKNGFMSFLQNIKLRVEQMVSNISSFLADIFTPPSVEKMSSNSDGNAGLAVGASFMGLALLTLLVVLIRRG; this is encoded by the exons ATGGGAGGCGGCGCAGCGATGAGGTCCGCGGCGGCGAAGGTCGCGGGGATCGGCGGCGTGCTCCGCAGGGCCCCCGCGGCCCCCGCGGCGCCGCAGTCCGTCCGGAGCGGATCCGGCCCCGGCTCCGGCTGGGCGCCCGCCATCGTGTCGGCGAAGGGCGACGAGGTCGCCGCCTCCGCCGGCGACGCCCCCCACGGGAAGGCGGCGCAGATGGCGGCGTGGGAGGTCGACGATTGGGACTTCGGGGGGTTGGAGGAGAAACTGGTGGGCCAGCCGATGGGTAGGGTTGTGTTCGGGGGCGTGCCGAGCTTTGAGGAGGCCAAGGCGGCGACTGATGATTTGAAGGATGCTATTGACAA ggtatatttgtcatccACAAACATCACTGGATGGGAAGGTCAACTTCCGGCAGACCAGGCCTCTGGTCTGCCCGTGCTCACAAATTCTGTTGAGACCCAATCTTCAGTTATTGGTGAGGCTCTGGCAACTTTTCCAGTACCCAAACATGCTGTCGAGGCTTTTAAACTGCTCACTCAAAGTCCTGAGGCTCAG ACTGTTGTTGCTTCAATTGCTAGTGATCAAGATGTCTGGGatgcttttttgaaaaataaggcTCTCCAGGACTTCCTCCAATCACAGAACTCCA CAGGTATTCAATTCCCATATATGGAGCCAAAAGTGGAGAAATCTGCTGATGATGCTTTTTCTGATGATTGGAAATCGCCAAGGGTGGATGAAGAGACTTCTGAAGGTGGCCACAAAAATGGATTCATGTCCTTCTTGCAGAACATCAAGCTTAGGGTGGAGCAGATGGTTAGCAACATATCCAGCTTCCTTGCCGACATCTTCACTCCCCCATCTGTGGAGAAGATGTCTTCGAACTCAGATGGAAATGCTGGACTGGCTGTTGGAGCGTCTTTCATGGGGTTGGCTCTGCTGACTCTTCTCGTTGTCCTTATAAGGCGAGGCTAA